GATCGCCTTCATCAGGCTCCTCTTGCCGGAGCCGGATTCGAGGTCCACCTTTTCGCTCAGGGCGTATACATTGAACCTGTACCGGTGTGTGCCGCTGGGCGGACACGGCCCGTCGTATTGCGCCTTTCTCCACGAGTTTTTGCCCACCGTGGCACCTATTGCGGCGGCGTCGAGCGCCTTCGGTATCTCCCCGGGAGCCGGGTCTATGTTCCAGATCAGCCAGTGGAGCCAGGTCCCCCCGGGGGCGTCCGGATCGTCCATCACTATGGCAATGGATACACATCCCTCCGGCAGGCCCTCCCACTTCAGGGGCGGAGATATATTCCTGCCGGTACAGCTATACTCGCCGGGGATCATCGCCCCCTCTTTAAATGCCGGGCTCGTTACCACAAAACCTGTCTCCTGGCCAAACGCCGAAGGGGACAAAACAAGCAGGGCAACAGCAATAAGGGCCGCCGCTGAAACAACAAGCGACCGTTTCCCCCCGATAAACTCCTTTTTCATTTCACACCCCCCTAAATGAAATAAAATGGCTGCCGCTTACGGCTTCCGTGAAAAGTTTTTATGGGGCGAAAACCACCTTATTCGGCTACTTGCCATATACCCCCATAAGCGTAGACGTCGCAATTATTTTTCCTTCCATAGCGGCCATCAATTCGGTCTTTGACGAAGCTGTAGTCAGCTCGATTTTTTCTTTTAATGCGTATAGTTTTATCTGGTACACGTGACTCCCGCTCTCGAGGCACGGCCCCACATAGCCGTGTTTGCTAAAGTCGTTGACGCCGGTAAACCCCTTGACAAGTCCCAGCAGAATCCCCTCTTCAAGCCCTCCGAGGTTCGGATCGAGGTTCCAGACCAGCCAGTGAGTCATGGTCTTCCCTTCCGCGTCGGGATCCTCCATAATGATGACCATAGATACACAACCCTCCGGGATCCCGCTCCAAACAAGGGGCGGCGAGACATTATCGCCGTCGCATGTATATCTTACGGGAATATTTCCCATATGTTTAAATACGGGACTTTCCAGTTTCAGCTTTGCATTCTCCTGCCCCGTTAAGGCCAATGGAATCGTTAAGAGTATTATGATGGCAATGACATAAACAAACAGAGGTCTCGGGGCAAGGGGAAAGGTATTCCTTTTCATGGTATTATCTCCAATAATGCGGTAGAAATCGGTTGGATCGGTTTGAATTTCCGCAAATTATATCAATACGGAAAGGATTGTTCAAGATATTTCTCTATCCAGAGAAGTGCATGTTTATTTGTCCATCAGAAGACATTCTCGTAAAGTCTTGCACAGATATCCCACTTCTTGCTATACATTCCCGATACACTTATAGTATAATGCGCCAAATAAATTTCTATATCATTGGAGCATAAAATTATGAAGGAAATAGACTGGAAAGAAGCCGTCACCCATGCATCCCCCTATCCATACATCCTCCTGACAAGCGTCGACAAGGGCGGAAAGCCGAACGCCATGGGGCTTGGATGGTGGAGCTTTACGTCGATGAACCCGCCCCTCATCCTGGTTTCCGTCGGGAAAAGCCGCTTCACCCTTGACAATATCAGGGCGACCAAGGAGTTTGCCGTCTGTTTTCCGGGCGAGGGGATAGCGAAGGGCGCCTGGCACTGCGGCGTTGCAAGCGGCAGAGACACGGACAAGCTCAAGGATGC
Above is a genomic segment from Candidatus Zymogenus saltonus containing:
- a CDS encoding YbhB/YbcL family Raf kinase inhibitor-like protein — encoded protein: MKKEFIGGKRSLVVSAAALIAVALLVLSPSAFGQETGFVVTSPAFKEGAMIPGEYSCTGRNISPPLKWEGLPEGCVSIAIVMDDPDAPGGTWLHWLIWNIDPAPGEIPKALDAAAIGATVGKNSWRKAQYDGPCPPSGTHRYRFNVYALSEKVDLESGSGKRSLMKAIKDITLAEFTLTGRYSK
- a CDS encoding YbhB/YbcL family Raf kinase inhibitor-like protein, with amino-acid sequence MKRNTFPLAPRPLFVYVIAIIILLTIPLALTGQENAKLKLESPVFKHMGNIPVRYTCDGDNVSPPLVWSGIPEGCVSMVIIMEDPDAEGKTMTHWLVWNLDPNLGGLEEGILLGLVKGFTGVNDFSKHGYVGPCLESGSHVYQIKLYALKEKIELTTASSKTELMAAMEGKIIATSTLMGVYGK
- a CDS encoding flavin reductase family protein translates to MKEIDWKEAVTHASPYPYILLTSVDKGGKPNAMGLGWWSFTSMNPPLILVSVGKSRFTLDNIRATKEFAVCFPGEGIAKGAWHCGVASGRDTDKLKDAGLKTIPGKAVKAPIIEGSSTAIECRVVDEFETGDHIVFVGEMLAYHGDPEKAMHIYSVFYSTLVSMDTKGNRNFALDFK